In a single window of the Papaver somniferum cultivar HN1 chromosome 8, ASM357369v1, whole genome shotgun sequence genome:
- the LOC113304675 gene encoding sulfite exporter TauE/SafE family protein 3-like isoform X1 codes for MEVFVFGWRIIVGSIIGFLGGALGSIGGGGGGGIFVPMLIHIIGFDPKSSAPISKCMGTGGALATVYYNLKRRHPTLDMPIMDYNLALLIQPMLMLGISIGVSLRLVFPDWIVTILLFILVIGPLTLAILNGRATWKKETILKKDGVKCLEYGTAGEESGNKSVSSSASCGTSTKTNSVVPFFANERIGSEGMDQNSFPSCPSNGSEKEANPSKQVEVPIFKNSYWREIVYLVFIWVAFLLLQIAKSQTTTCSVLYWVLSSMQIPISVGGSLYQAVNLYKGVKVIPSMGVRGTAFKKHQLILYCLIGLLAGMVGELLRLGAGFILVPFFLELGIVPQVSSATSTFVVTFSASMSAIEFYYLRPFPIPYALYFLAVAGIGGFVGQIVGRKMVTLFRRPSIIIFVVVFTISVTVILLGGIGIANMTEKIELKPYLGFQNLCRKHT; via the exons ATGGAA GTATTTGTATTTGGATGGCGGATTATTGTTGGTTCAATTATTGGGTTCTTGGGAGGAGCACTTGGGAGTATAGGAGGAGGTGGTGGGGGTGGAATTTTTGTTCCCATGCTTATCCATATCATAGGATTTGATCCAAAATCGTCGGCTCCAATATCAAAAT GCATGGGTACAGGTGGAGCTCTCGCAACCGTGTACTACAACCTCAAGCGAAGGCATCCAACACTTGATATGCCTATAATGGATTACAACTTGGCACTTCTCATCCAGCCAATGCTCATGCTTGGGATCAGTATAGGAGTATCTTTACGCTTGGTTTTTCCTGATTGGATAGTCACGATCCTCCTATTTATTCTTGTTATAG GCCCATTAACCTTGGCCATTTTAAATGGTAGAGCAACATGGAAAAAGGAAACTATATTGAAGAAG GATGGTGTTAAGTGTTTGGAGTATG GTACTGCTGGCGAAGAATCGGGTAACAAATCAGTATCAAGCAGTGCAAGTTGTGGCACTTCAACGAAGACAAATTCAGTG GTTCCTTTTTTTGCAAATGAACGTATTGGTAGTGAAGGAATGGACCAAAATTCTTTTCCAAGTTGTCCTAGCAATGGCTCTGAAAAGGAGGCAAATCCATCTAAACAAGTTGAG GTTCCCATCTTTAAAAATAGTTATTGGAGGGAAATTGTCTATCTTGTTTTCATCTGGGTTGCATTCCTTCTTCTGCAGATTGCTAAG AGCCAAACAACAACCTGTTCAGTGTTATACTGGGTTCTGTCCTCAATGCAG ATCCCAATTTCAGTTGGAGGGTCTTTGTATCAGGCAGTTAACTTGTATAAGGGAGTTAAGGTGATTCCTTCTATGGGAGTGAGAGGCACGGCATTCAAAAAGCATCAGCTAATATTATATTGTTTAATTGGCTTACTTGCTGGTATGGTTGGTGAGCTTCTTCGTCTCGGTGCTGGATTCATTTTGGTTCCTTTCTTCTTGGAGCTTGGCATTGTTCCTCAG GTCTCTAGTGCTACATCTACTTTTGTCGTGACGTTCTCTGCTTCCATGTCTGCTATTGAATTTTACTATTTAAGGCCTTTCCCAATCCCTTATG CACTATACTTTCTCGCTGTGGCAGGTATTGGTGGGTTTGTAGGCCAGATTGTAGGAAGAAAGATGGTCACATTATTTAGGAGGCCATctatcatcatcttcgtcgttgTTTTCACCATCTCCGTGACCGTAATCTTACTAG GTGGTATTGGAATAGCGAACATGACTGAGAAGATTGAGCTAAAACCATACTTGGGATTTCAGAACTTGTGCCGAAAACATACTTAG
- the LOC113304675 gene encoding sulfite exporter TauE/SafE family protein 3-like isoform X3, whose translation MLIHIIGFDPKSSAPISKCMGTGGALATVYYNLKRRHPTLDMPIMDYNLALLIQPMLMLGISIGVSLRLVFPDWIVTILLFILVIGPLTLAILNGRATWKKETILKKDGVKCLEYGTAGEESGNKSVSSSASCGTSTKTNSVVPFFANERIGSEGMDQNSFPSCPSNGSEKEANPSKQVEVPIFKNSYWREIVYLVFIWVAFLLLQIAKSQTTTCSVLYWVLSSMQIPISVGGSLYQAVNLYKGVKVIPSMGVRGTAFKKHQLILYCLIGLLAGMVGELLRLGAGFILVPFFLELGIVPQVSSATSTFVVTFSASMSAIEFYYLRPFPIPYALYFLAVAGIGGFVGQIVGRKMVTLFRRPSIIIFVVVFTISVTVILLGGIGIANMTEKIELKPYLGFQNLCRKHT comes from the exons ATGCTTATCCATATCATAGGATTTGATCCAAAATCGTCGGCTCCAATATCAAAAT GCATGGGTACAGGTGGAGCTCTCGCAACCGTGTACTACAACCTCAAGCGAAGGCATCCAACACTTGATATGCCTATAATGGATTACAACTTGGCACTTCTCATCCAGCCAATGCTCATGCTTGGGATCAGTATAGGAGTATCTTTACGCTTGGTTTTTCCTGATTGGATAGTCACGATCCTCCTATTTATTCTTGTTATAG GCCCATTAACCTTGGCCATTTTAAATGGTAGAGCAACATGGAAAAAGGAAACTATATTGAAGAAG GATGGTGTTAAGTGTTTGGAGTATG GTACTGCTGGCGAAGAATCGGGTAACAAATCAGTATCAAGCAGTGCAAGTTGTGGCACTTCAACGAAGACAAATTCAGTG GTTCCTTTTTTTGCAAATGAACGTATTGGTAGTGAAGGAATGGACCAAAATTCTTTTCCAAGTTGTCCTAGCAATGGCTCTGAAAAGGAGGCAAATCCATCTAAACAAGTTGAG GTTCCCATCTTTAAAAATAGTTATTGGAGGGAAATTGTCTATCTTGTTTTCATCTGGGTTGCATTCCTTCTTCTGCAGATTGCTAAG AGCCAAACAACAACCTGTTCAGTGTTATACTGGGTTCTGTCCTCAATGCAG ATCCCAATTTCAGTTGGAGGGTCTTTGTATCAGGCAGTTAACTTGTATAAGGGAGTTAAGGTGATTCCTTCTATGGGAGTGAGAGGCACGGCATTCAAAAAGCATCAGCTAATATTATATTGTTTAATTGGCTTACTTGCTGGTATGGTTGGTGAGCTTCTTCGTCTCGGTGCTGGATTCATTTTGGTTCCTTTCTTCTTGGAGCTTGGCATTGTTCCTCAG GTCTCTAGTGCTACATCTACTTTTGTCGTGACGTTCTCTGCTTCCATGTCTGCTATTGAATTTTACTATTTAAGGCCTTTCCCAATCCCTTATG CACTATACTTTCTCGCTGTGGCAGGTATTGGTGGGTTTGTAGGCCAGATTGTAGGAAGAAAGATGGTCACATTATTTAGGAGGCCATctatcatcatcttcgtcgttgTTTTCACCATCTCCGTGACCGTAATCTTACTAG GTGGTATTGGAATAGCGAACATGACTGAGAAGATTGAGCTAAAACCATACTTGGGATTTCAGAACTTGTGCCGAAAACATACTTAG
- the LOC113304675 gene encoding sulfite exporter TauE/SafE family protein 3-like isoform X2 — protein sequence MEVFVFGWRIIVGSIIGFLGGALGSIGGGGGGGIFVPMLIHIIGFDPKSSAPISKCMGTGGALATVYYNLKRRHPTLDMPIMDYNLALLIQPMLMLGISIGVSLRLVFPDWIVTILLFILVIGPLTLAILNGRATWKKETILKKDGVKCLEYGTAGEESGNKSVSSSASCGTSTKTNSVVPFFANERIGSEGMDQNSFPSCPSNGSEKEANPSKQVEIAKSQTTTCSVLYWVLSSMQIPISVGGSLYQAVNLYKGVKVIPSMGVRGTAFKKHQLILYCLIGLLAGMVGELLRLGAGFILVPFFLELGIVPQVSSATSTFVVTFSASMSAIEFYYLRPFPIPYALYFLAVAGIGGFVGQIVGRKMVTLFRRPSIIIFVVVFTISVTVILLGGIGIANMTEKIELKPYLGFQNLCRKHT from the exons ATGGAA GTATTTGTATTTGGATGGCGGATTATTGTTGGTTCAATTATTGGGTTCTTGGGAGGAGCACTTGGGAGTATAGGAGGAGGTGGTGGGGGTGGAATTTTTGTTCCCATGCTTATCCATATCATAGGATTTGATCCAAAATCGTCGGCTCCAATATCAAAAT GCATGGGTACAGGTGGAGCTCTCGCAACCGTGTACTACAACCTCAAGCGAAGGCATCCAACACTTGATATGCCTATAATGGATTACAACTTGGCACTTCTCATCCAGCCAATGCTCATGCTTGGGATCAGTATAGGAGTATCTTTACGCTTGGTTTTTCCTGATTGGATAGTCACGATCCTCCTATTTATTCTTGTTATAG GCCCATTAACCTTGGCCATTTTAAATGGTAGAGCAACATGGAAAAAGGAAACTATATTGAAGAAG GATGGTGTTAAGTGTTTGGAGTATG GTACTGCTGGCGAAGAATCGGGTAACAAATCAGTATCAAGCAGTGCAAGTTGTGGCACTTCAACGAAGACAAATTCAGTG GTTCCTTTTTTTGCAAATGAACGTATTGGTAGTGAAGGAATGGACCAAAATTCTTTTCCAAGTTGTCCTAGCAATGGCTCTGAAAAGGAGGCAAATCCATCTAAACAAGTTGAG ATTGCTAAG AGCCAAACAACAACCTGTTCAGTGTTATACTGGGTTCTGTCCTCAATGCAG ATCCCAATTTCAGTTGGAGGGTCTTTGTATCAGGCAGTTAACTTGTATAAGGGAGTTAAGGTGATTCCTTCTATGGGAGTGAGAGGCACGGCATTCAAAAAGCATCAGCTAATATTATATTGTTTAATTGGCTTACTTGCTGGTATGGTTGGTGAGCTTCTTCGTCTCGGTGCTGGATTCATTTTGGTTCCTTTCTTCTTGGAGCTTGGCATTGTTCCTCAG GTCTCTAGTGCTACATCTACTTTTGTCGTGACGTTCTCTGCTTCCATGTCTGCTATTGAATTTTACTATTTAAGGCCTTTCCCAATCCCTTATG CACTATACTTTCTCGCTGTGGCAGGTATTGGTGGGTTTGTAGGCCAGATTGTAGGAAGAAAGATGGTCACATTATTTAGGAGGCCATctatcatcatcttcgtcgttgTTTTCACCATCTCCGTGACCGTAATCTTACTAG GTGGTATTGGAATAGCGAACATGACTGAGAAGATTGAGCTAAAACCATACTTGGGATTTCAGAACTTGTGCCGAAAACATACTTAG